A region of the Candidatus Limnocylindrales bacterium genome:
CGGCTGCCGGCGACTGCTTCACCAGTACCTCGCCGCGAATGGTCGCGGCAGCCGAACGAACCGAGTCGATGGAGCGCGCGCGTTGCGAGCAGCGGCCCGGCTTCGGCTCCAGCGACGCCGCGCAGCTTCCGGCCGCGGTCTCCGCCAGCTTTCCCCTTGCCGCCGCGTTCGGCGAGCAGGTGATCGATGCGCTGACGCCGGGCACCGGTGACGCCGCGCTCGCGCGCTGCCAGCTCGCCGTCGCGCGCGCCATCACCGAAATGACCACCGCGCGCCTGAAGAGCTTCCACCGCTGCACCCGCCGCGGCCTCAGAAACGGCAACCTTCAGAACGCCGTCGCGCTGAGCACCTGCCTGGACGGGCGCGGCCAGAGCCACGTCGAGGAAGCGCTGGCGCGCGCGCAGAGCAGGATCGCCGGGACGTGCGCGGATCCAGCGGTTCCGGTTGCGCTGCCGGGCCCGTGCGGCGATGGCGACCTCGCCGGCGTCGCCGCGTGCCTGGACCGCGCGGCAGCGTGCTCGGTGTGCGAGCGGCTCGAGCAGATCGAGGGCGCGCCGGCGCTGTGCGACCTCTACGACGACTCCACGCGCGACGGCAGCTGCAGCTTTCCGGCTGCGCCCGATCATTCGGTCGCGCGCGTGTGGAACGAGGCACTGCTCGAAGCCATCCGTCGCGACACGCCGCGTCCGACGGTGCATGCGCGCAACCTCTTCCATCTGTCGGCGGCGATGTACGACGCCTGGGTCGCGTACCACGGCGACGTCGAGTCGGCGTACCTGAGCGAACAGTCGCCGCTGGTGCAGGACGCCGATGCCGAGGTCGACGAAGCGATCAGCTACGCCGCCTTCCGCGTTCTCACGCACCGCTTCGCCGCCGGCGTCTCGGCCTACAACTCGCTGGTCAACTTCGACTACTGGATGCGGGTGCTCGGCCACGATCCGGGCGTCACGACGACGGCCGGCGGCTCGGCAGCGGCCGTCGGCAACCGCATCGGCGCCGCCGTCATCGCCCACGGTCTGACCGACGGGTCCAACGAGCAGGCCGGCTACGCCGACGACACCGGCTACTTTCCCGCCAACGATCCGCTCATCGTGGCGCAGCCCGGCGCGCCGATGAACGATCCCAACCGCTGGCAGCCTCTGGCCCTCGAGTTCCGCATCGAGCAGAACGGCATACCGGCGCCGAGCAACATCCAGACCTACGTCGGGCCGCACTGGGGCAATGTCACGCCGTTCGCCCTGACGCGCGAGGATCCCGGCGACATCTACGTCGATCCTGGGGCGCCGCCGCAGCTCGGCGGCGACGGCGACCACGAATTCAAGCAGAGCGGCCTTCAGGTCGTGCGCCTGAGCAGCGGCCTGGACGGCAACGATCCGACGCTGCTGAACATCTCGCCGGGCGCGCGCGGCAACAATCCCCTCGGCACGAATGCCGGCACGGGCCACGCGCTGAATCCGGCCACCGGGCTTCCCTACGAGGACAACATCGTGCGCCGCGCCGATTGGGCGCGCCTGACGGCGGAGTTCTGGGCCGACGGCCCGAGCTCGGAGACGCCGCCCGGGCATTGGAACGTGCTGGCCAACGAGGTCTCCTACGACCAGCGCTTCGAGCGGCGCTTGGGCGGCACCGGCGAGCCGCTCGATGCACTGG
Encoded here:
- a CDS encoding vanadium-dependent haloperoxidase produces the protein MITFRLRHRRLLPAALLVLTVLPAAPAPAQLPSARQRGCFVGVHRAAVLAAEAAGDRILECTEATLAGRLRGPAAGDCFTSTSPRMVAAAERTESMERARCEQRPGFGSSDAAQLPAAVSASFPLAAAFGEQVIDALTPGTGDAALARCQLAVARAITEMTTARLKSFHRCTRRGLRNGNLQNAVALSTCLDGRGQSHVEEALARAQSRIAGTCADPAVPVALPGPCGDGDLAGVAACLDRAAACSVCERLEQIEGAPALCDLYDDSTRDGSCSFPAAPDHSVARVWNEALLEAIRRDTPRPTVHARNLFHLSAAMYDAWVAYHGDVESAYLSEQSPLVQDADAEVDEAISYAAFRVLTHRFAAGVSAYNSLVNFDYWMRVLGHDPGVTTTAGGSAAAVGNRIGAAVIAHGLTDGSNEQAGYADDTGYFPANDPLIVAQPGAPMNDPNRWQPLALEFRIEQNGIPAPSNIQTYVGPHWGNVTPFALTREDPGDIYVDPGAPPQLGGDGDHEFKQSGLQVVRLSSGLDGNDPTLLNISPGARGNNPLGTNAGTGHALNPATGLPYEDNIVRRADWARLTAEFWADGPSSETPPGHWNVLANEVSYDQRFERRLGGTGEPLDALEWDVKLYFVLNGAVHDAAVAAWGAKREYDTSRPISIIRYMAQRGQSSNPSGPSYHPLGIPLEDGLVEIITAQSAAPGQRHAHLAAYVGQVAVRSWLGTPSDREHEVGGVGWIRGIEWIPYQLPTFVTPAFAAYVSGHSTFSRAAAVVMTNITGSAFFPGGLHEVEKLPGSLDFEYGPVQPVTLQWATYFDAADDAGISRLWGGIHIRADDFGGREMGAVIGEDAWELALAYFGE